One genomic region from Pagrus major chromosome 24, Pma_NU_1.0 encodes:
- the LOC140992278 gene encoding calcipressin-1-like isoform X2 has product MHIKTTKCNRFCLVASVTNQEVFNRPEAQANFEGLFRSFDPEVQFQYFKSFRRVRISFSDALAAAEARLRLHKTDFNGKEMRLYFAQSVHIGSPRLEPPKPDKQFLISPPASPPVGWEQSQDATPVINYDLLCAISKLGPGEKYELHTATPTTPSVVVHVCEDERGDSSAPDDSDQDDKPRQPRPKIIQTRRPDFAPGVEQ; this is encoded by the exons ATGCACATCAAGACCACCAAGTGTAACCGCTTCTGCCTGGTCGCCTCGGTGACCAACCAGGAAGTGTTCAACCGTCCTGAGGCACAG GCCAATTTCGAAGGCTTGTTCCGCTCATTCGACCCGGAGGTGCAGTTCCAGTACTTCAAGTCTTTTCGGCGGGTCAGGATCAGTTTCAGCGATGCTCTGGCCGCAGCCGAGGCGAGGCTCCGACTCCACAAGACCGACTTCAACGGCAAAGAGATGAGGCTCTACTTCGCCCAG TCTGTCCACATAGGGAGTCCTCGGCTGGAGCCGCCAAAACCCGACAAGCAGTTCCTGATCTCGCCCCCTGCCTCCCCTCCAGTCGGCTGGGAACAGTCTCAGGATGCCACGCCAGTCATCAATTATGACCTGCTGTGCGCCATCTCAAAGCTAGGACCAG GGGAGAAGTACGAGCTCCACACCGCCACGCCCACCACCCCCAGTGTGGTCGTCCACGTCTGTGAGGACGAGCGCGGCGACAGCTCGGCCCCGGACGACAGCGACCAAGACGACAAGCCCCGCCAGCCACGGCCGAAGATCATCCAGACGCGGCGCCCCGACTTCGCGCCCGGAGTCGAGCAGTGA
- the LOC140992234 gene encoding chloride intracellular channel protein 4 → MSLYDIAVKTLGFPTIELFVKAGSDGESIGNCPFSQRLFMILWLKGVIFNVTTVDLKRKPADLQDLAPGTNPPFVTFNGEVKVDVNKIEEFLEEKLTPPRYPRLAPKHAEANTAGIDVFAKFSAYIKNPRKDTNDALEKALLKSLRRLDDFLRTPLPEEIDADASGDLPESSRSFLDGSELTLADCNLLPKLHILKVVAKKYRGFEIPAEMTGLCRYLNSAYQREEFTNTCPAEREIQFAYLDVAKRIK, encoded by the exons ATGTCTTTGTATGACATCGCAGTTAAAACATTGGGCTTCCCTACGATTGAGCTGTTTGTGAAG gCGGGAAGTGATGGGGAGAGCATCGGTAACTGTCCATTCTCTCAGAGACTCTTCATGATCCTGTGGCTGAAAGGAGTCATCTTCAACGTCACCACTGTCGACCTCAAACG GAAGCCGGCTGACCTGCAGGACCTCGCTCCGGGAACCAACCCTCCGTTTGTGACCTTTAACGGCGAGGTCAAGGTCGATGTCAACAAGATAGAAGAGTTCCTGGAGGAGAAACTGACCCCACCAcg ATACCCAAGACTGGCTCCCAAACATGCTGAAGCCAACACAGCGGGCATTGATGTGTTTGCCAAGTTCTCAGCTTACATCAAAAACCCGCGGAAAGACACCAACGACG CCTTAGAGAAAGCCTTGCTTAAGTCTCTCCGGCGTCTTGATGACTTCCTGAGGACTCCCCTCCCTGAGGAGATTGATGCTGACGCCTCAGGAGACCTGCCCGAGTCCTCCAGGAGCTTCCTAGATGGGTCTGAGCTCACCCTGGCCGACTGTAACCTGCTGCCTAAACTACACATCCTTAAG GTCGTAGCCAAGAAATACCGTGGTTTTGAGATTCCAGCGGAGATGACAGGGCTGTGCAGGTATTTAAATTCGGCCTATCAGCGGGAGGAGTTCACCAACACCTGCCCCGCTGAGAGGGAGATCCAATTTGCCTATCTGGATGTTGCAAAACGAATCAAATAA
- the LOC140992278 gene encoding calcipressin-1-like isoform X1 yields MQQAENGGEEEATVDVQFTDLPNALIACKVPEDLFNEGSQRANFEGLFRSFDPEVQFQYFKSFRRVRISFSDALAAAEARLRLHKTDFNGKEMRLYFAQSVHIGSPRLEPPKPDKQFLISPPASPPVGWEQSQDATPVINYDLLCAISKLGPGEKYELHTATPTTPSVVVHVCEDERGDSSAPDDSDQDDKPRQPRPKIIQTRRPDFAPGVEQ; encoded by the exons ATGCAGCAAGCAGAGAATGGCGGTGAAGAGGAGGCGACGGTAGACGTCCAGTTTACCGATTTGCCCAACGCCCTGATAGCCTGCAAAGTACCGGAGGATTTGTTCAATGAAGGCAGTCAGAGG GCCAATTTCGAAGGCTTGTTCCGCTCATTCGACCCGGAGGTGCAGTTCCAGTACTTCAAGTCTTTTCGGCGGGTCAGGATCAGTTTCAGCGATGCTCTGGCCGCAGCCGAGGCGAGGCTCCGACTCCACAAGACCGACTTCAACGGCAAAGAGATGAGGCTCTACTTCGCCCAG TCTGTCCACATAGGGAGTCCTCGGCTGGAGCCGCCAAAACCCGACAAGCAGTTCCTGATCTCGCCCCCTGCCTCCCCTCCAGTCGGCTGGGAACAGTCTCAGGATGCCACGCCAGTCATCAATTATGACCTGCTGTGCGCCATCTCAAAGCTAGGACCAG GGGAGAAGTACGAGCTCCACACCGCCACGCCCACCACCCCCAGTGTGGTCGTCCACGTCTGTGAGGACGAGCGCGGCGACAGCTCGGCCCCGGACGACAGCGACCAAGACGACAAGCCCCGCCAGCCACGGCCGAAGATCATCCAGACGCGGCGCCCCGACTTCGCGCCCGGAGTCGAGCAGTGA